acacacactgagaagGAGGAATATTCTTTACTGAACAAATCGGTTTTCTTCCAGTGAACAACTCTGCACCACAGATAACACTGATGGCTGAAACGGAGGCTGAAACGGAGCCAACCTTACAATAATGTTTTCAAAAAGCTCTGAGCATCCTAGATTTTGAAGCTGGAAGGAAAGTTAGCCTTCCTCCATCCTCTCACTATCTTACCTGGAAGTTCAGAGTCCAAAGTCCAAAGGTGCTGGCCTCAGGTCAGGCATTGAATTAGTGGTAGGGTTGCCGCTCTACTTCCGGTTCCGGGTTCTGGGTTCCATTGTACTTCCGGTTCCGGGTTCTGTTCTTGGGGTGGTTTCCAGTTCCGGGTTTCCGTTCCAGTTCCAGCACCTTTCTGGTCTCCTTACCCACCTTCGGGTAGTTCGTTTGCCGAGTTGACAAGTTGGCGTTATACCCTTCTACTCCCTCTAAAACATTTCCCAGGAAGTTAAGGCCTGTGCAAATGAGGAAGCCAGGTTGAACAAGTCATGGAAAGTCACTCCATAGCCAAGtcgggattcaaacccaggtgtgTGTAAGTCCCAAGCCCGTGACTTTCCCTATTAAGCTAAATTGCTTCTCTTTGCCGcttgatttattttctcagtatCTACAGCGTGGTAGTCTAAAGAGAGAGAGTCATTTGGAAATTATAATGAATATTAATAGCTCTTTTCTCTTTGAAAGAAGTCTTTAGAGAGAGTATCTAGAACAGGACTCAGTTCATTTTATAATGAAGACATGGAGTTCGTTAAAATCTTCCCCTAGTCATAAACAATCTATATATACTGACCCAGAAAGATGTCCATATTAAATTAAGTGAAAGTAAATTGCAGGACAATGTGTTTGGATATAATCgcatttaggttttatttaaCATTGCAGATGTTCTGCACATATGTGCGCATATAAATATACGTGTGCATATAAGTGTATGTGTGTTGCTGGCTTAGTAGGTTCCTGTGCTCTCTACCAGAAGAATGAGGCAGACACATCCATATAACAGGAATAGGCTCTTTATTGGGGACTTCTGCTGTGGCCAGAGAGAGCACTCTCCAAGAGTGTCAGGCTGACTCGAACAAATGATAAAGGTGTGCAGTTTCATGGCATCTAGAGTAGGCAGAGGGACTACCTTGATTCCgtccctggaggaggtggggtttGAGCACTTCCTCGTTGTGCTTCTTTACGCATTGTATGTCTCATTAACATCCTATGTGTCCATCTAGTGGTGTGTGTTTAACTATGCTAATAAGGTAAAGGTGCCTATGGGTTACTTCAGTGACTATTCTATGCATAGATTTGTCTCTCACCATTTGGAATTTACTCCTTATGTCTGAGAAAGTCTCTGATGTTATTTTCAGAATGGGGTGGACTGTTGTTCTGTCTCAGTGGCCTTGTCTTTGGGACTTGTCTAATTCCAGTCCTTGACATTTCTGCCAACCACATAATCTCAAAAGGCTGAGGCGACTTCTCAGCTTTCCATCTCCTAACAAGTTATTTTACTCCTATAGCCTTGAAGACTGGTTCGCTTTTTAACTCCTGTACAGCTTAACCCCATAAGACTGAGAGCTAACTTGGCTGAATTATTTTCCCCTGAGAGGTTTTATCCCTTAATCATAAGGGGTGCTTTTTCTCAAGGAGATCCCTGATGTCTCATGTGCGTAGAAAACATCTGGAAAgacacacttttttaaaaaaaatcatgtttacaAGTGGGATTGGGGGCCAAATGATGAAACAGACGATTAGGGggttaattatgtattttttaaatttttcataataaatgtatattacaaaaacgtttttaaaagaaaatttaatttttaaaaagaaaaacactgtcaATTAAAActttcctggggctgggattgtggctagtggtagagtgctcgcctagcatgcatgaggcactgggttcgatcctcagtaccacataaatgtaaaataaagattttgtgtccacctaaacctaaaaaaaaaaaatactatttttaaaaataaatttaaaaaaaataaatatttttttaaaaaacaaataactaaacatgtctttttaaaaaaagaagaaaaaaactttctTCATAAGCCcttcataataattttacatttttattactaCTAATTATAATTAGAAATTCATTATTCTTTGAACTGTTGAAAAGGTTGTTAGTCACATGAAGTGGCATTTTAGTTTCTGCTCTCATgagaatattttgtaaaataccaATAGCAAAGCCCAGCACAAAGTTATTTCTCAATAGCAATTAATTCTCTCTCTGCCACAAGATCAAAAGTGGTAAGATCTAATCGCTATTCAAGTGAAAGTAACTTGCAACTTGTGgaatgtataaaaatgaattgaaatcaTTGAATATTATAAATCAAGGTAAAAATTTGACCTTTTACTTTGAATTACAAATTCATAACTGATAAGATTTTTTCCTCCTGAGTCCTCTTTTATCCAGTTTCAGAACTTGTTGCTTACTTAGCTCCTTTTTCTTAATAGCTTGTTGTTTTTAGGGCATCTAACACATTTTATCTTTAGTAATTAATTCTTTTGTTACCAGCTTTtaagttgttattgttgttttaatctgCTACTAGAAAGTTTAGGTCTTTAGTATTTACCTTCTAAATTGTGTTTACCTCTCCTGCCTTTCTCCTCTGCCATTGAATATGCTTGTTTctcaattttctaaaaatgtcttCTTCCAGATGAACACAACCGAGAAGCCACTGAGAAAGCCACCAGCCAGACTGAAAAAACTTAAGATCAAAAAGGAAGTAAGAGATTTCACAATGAAGGACATAGAAGAGAAGATGCAGGCAGCAGAGGAGCGTCGGAAGGTAAGTGAGCTCTGAGGCTCAGAGTCTGAGGCATTCAACACTTGCTAAAATGAGTTCACTTCAGACCTTTTCCTATCAGTAGCTTTAAGACAAATTGCATGGATTTGTACTTAGTATCTCAGTGATCTGCATGCTTCTTATGCTAaatggttagtgtttgctttCTCAAAATTATCTTTGTGCTGTAACAGAAGACATATCTTAAAGTTGGCCGAAAATTTCAATTTCATCCATACAGCCTAAGATAGCAATACTTAAATTCTCAGAATTGAATCAAGTATGAGGTTTCCTtcacatgaaaaaagaaagactttacTTGGGGGTGGGGTAGGAGGAGAATCAGGGCAGGATGTGTGTAGCAGAGAGGAGGCCCTGAGGACCACAGACAAGAATTCCTGCAGCTTTGGCACCTGGGACCTCAGAACACTCTACCAGCTGCTCTGCTGGGAGACAGGCCTCCTGGTGTTAGTCCAAGCTGACATTGCCCTCTCTACTTGGCCTCCTAGGAGCAAGGACTGGCTATGTACTTCATGGGGTAGACCCTGTGTCTGCCCCCTTCAATAGAACTTCCTCAACAAATATGGTTATATGACTGTTAATGGCATAGAAAAGCCAGAAATTTTCATGATGGGCAATAATAATGAGAACTTATAGAAGGTGATTTGgactccttttcattttttttaatattgcttttcagattaaagaagaagaaataagaaggcGGCTACGAAGTGACTGCCTTTTGCCCACAGCCAATCATTCAAATTTGGCTGAAATGGGTGGAGCTGAGGTTCCACTTGAGAAAGGACTTCAAACCATTAGTGCTGCTACATTTGAGCCACCTGTCCTGCAGGGAGGAGAGCCACAGAAGAGGAAGAGTAACAGTGACTTAGTCCCGATGGATGGAAACTACTACTATGAAAGTTTGGGGGTTGTAGAGTCAGACATGTCCTACAACCAAAAGGATGATATATTTGTATAagccattttgtgtgtgtgtaaacaccaTAAAAAGGAATCTATTTTCCCTAGTAAGACAGTCTTAGTATGTCTCATATTCTTTGATCATGTGACCTCACCCTGTGGAATTTCTGGTGCAGCTTTTGCAATAATGGTGTGGGGCTGCATGCACTGAATATTAGTTGAGTTAATTAAATTACTGTGGATGCACgcacgtgcacgcacacacacaggagAAAGATCGATAGATCTGACCAGCTTAGATTACTATGAGGTTGGTATTCTCCCTCAATATGTCTTTAAATGTTGTTTAGATGTCTTTAATTTATGAATCTCTTGCAGCTTTATATATTGTGAATATATCTGTGCCAAATGAAACCCTTACTTTTTAGCTCCTGACCTTGGGCTGTGTCCACTGATGTCCTTTACAACAAAATTGAAtgcatttataaagtattttaacaATCCGTGTGTTTTTTTAGGTATGtgtttaggttttttaaaattgtgctgtCAAGTAATAAAGCACTACCTTAAAGCTGAATTACAGTTTCATCTGTATTTATAACTAGGTAAACAATATCCATTTCTTAGAATTATGTAAAGCATGGAGTTTTCTTCATATTGAAAACACCACTTTCCCTGGGGCAATAGGAGGGTAAGTGAGGAGCCCAAGGTCTGTGCTCCAAGCTGTGCTCATCTCATTGGAATCATGCCTTGGTTCTCCCTTCCCTTGCCTCTGCATCTAAGAGTGATCAGATGGGAAGATCTCTTGCATCCATTTCCATACTTTTCTGGTTTAGACCACTCCACCCCTCATGATTCAACTGGGTTACTACAACAAATCTCTCCATTTTCAtacaaccatggtctgtccaagACCCCCCTGTTGACCATCTTTTATTATCAAGATAAAAATCCAGACTGCTTTTTGTTGATAAAGATCTCAGATTTGAAGGATTGCAAACTGAACAAATTCTAGTTCCTCAAACTCAGCACATTCTCCCTGACTTGTGGATTTTTGCATATGCTGTTCACTCATTCCTCTTTCCCCTCTTGCAATTTGATGGATGCCTTCTTGTTTTCATGTATCAATTCAGATACACCTTCTCCAACACCCTGGTCCAGGTCACCTGTGGTAGATGGGCTACTCATTTTTGCACTTATCACCCTGTGAAGAAGCTGCCTGATACATTTCCATGTAATCATTAGGCATTTTCAATCCCCACAAAACAATGAACAGATCACAACCATGATCTGTTGTTATCAAGGCTGCATTTTTTTGTACCTCAGTAAGTGGAGGGTACAGAATAAGTGCTGTGTAAATATTGCTTTGGCAAATGGATCAAATATGCCCCTAAATCCTCCACAAGCAGAAGTGGGGCCCCATGAGGTGGTTTGTCTTGGGATCTGTAGATGAATCTATAGAGAAAGCTACAGAAGAACCTACAGATGAAATCTATCCCAGTGCTTTCGGCTTAGTATAGGGAATTGAATGCCATGTCTTCCCCTAAATGAGGGGAGTAGATCTCCATACCCTCCAACAAAAAGGGGGTAGTTCCCCTTGAAATGAGTAGGTCCCCATGTGCATCACAACTTGTTAGGCACAGATCCCAAAGACCTCCACCTGGTGAGGGGTGATGTAGAACTGTGTATATGCCACCTCATCAGAGGACTTTATTTACAGTCTTTCTGAGGATTTCCCATTCTGGATTATTCCAGTTCCACCCTCAAAGTACGAATAGGAAAAGACATTAATATGTATGTGaatatgtatatgaatgtatatatgaatatgaacatgtatatgttaatatgtatataaatagaaatatgaaaatgtatataaatatatatgtgaatatgaatAGATATCAATGTGAATATAAACAAATAtggatatgtatatatgaatatgaatatgtgtatataagTAAGTATATAAATATGAGTATACATGAATATGTGTTGATATGAATATGTACATGCATATGAATATGAATTTGTGaatatttcattaatatgaaTATGTACATGAATGTGAATGTTAATGGATACACATATGTTAATGAATATGATTAGTATAAGAACATGAACAAGTACATTACATGAATATGATTATTTGTATGAATATGAATACATACAtgaatgtgtatataaatatgaatatgtgtattaa
This portion of the Marmota flaviventris isolate mMarFla1 chromosome 6, mMarFla1.hap1, whole genome shotgun sequence genome encodes:
- the Stmnd1 gene encoding stathmin domain-containing protein 1, with translation MGCSASQPAEDQRRVPAPRKGWEEGVQADAQITHSEENCRPQIDATPPKDTVDKVEGLEQQAQIRSLPGTIPESSPSPSDRNRKVNSDPVTNGFINKPQPLENRERQKSSDILEELIVQGIIQSSSRIFRNGESYDVMMNTTEKPLRKPPARLKKLKIKKEVRDFTMKDIEEKMQAAEERRKIKEEEIRRRLRSDCLLPTANHSNLAEMGGAEVPLEKGLQTISAATFEPPVLQGGEPQKRKSNSDLVPMDGNYYYESLGVVESDMSYNQKDDIFV